In Nitrosophilus alvini, the following are encoded in one genomic region:
- the argF gene encoding ornithine carbamoyltransferase, whose product MKHFLTLRDFSKEEILEIIDLAISIKKEAKKGEFVPYLEGQTLAMIFEKSSTRTRVSFEVGIYQLGGIGLFLSKNDLQLGRGEPMKDTARVISRMVDMVMIRTYSQAKLEEFAKFSKVPVINGLTDEYHPVQLMADYMTMIEHRKENNPVVAYIGDGNNMAHSWLMLASKLGFELRIATPKGYEPDSKIVEDAFTFAKKSGAEILLTNDPKEAVRDADVVTTDVWASMGQEDEYEKRLKDFAGFMVDSTLMQLAKKDAIFLHCLPAHRGEEVSEEVLEGPQSVVFEEAENRLHAQKGIMVWLDRQRNKSIQE is encoded by the coding sequence TTGAAACACTTTTTGACGCTGAGAGATTTCAGCAAAGAAGAGATATTGGAAATTATAGATTTGGCGATATCCATAAAAAAAGAGGCCAAAAAGGGAGAATTTGTTCCCTATCTTGAAGGCCAGACTCTTGCAATGATATTTGAGAAAAGCAGTACAAGAACAAGGGTCAGTTTTGAAGTTGGTATTTATCAGTTAGGCGGAATAGGCCTTTTTCTTTCTAAAAACGATCTTCAGCTTGGCCGTGGAGAGCCTATGAAAGATACTGCCAGAGTAATATCAAGAATGGTGGATATGGTGATGATAAGAACCTATTCGCAAGCTAAACTGGAAGAGTTTGCAAAATTTTCAAAAGTACCCGTTATTAACGGCCTTACTGATGAATACCATCCTGTTCAGTTAATGGCAGACTATATGACAATGATTGAACATAGAAAAGAGAACAATCCGGTTGTGGCATATATCGGTGACGGAAACAATATGGCTCATAGCTGGCTGATGCTGGCTTCAAAACTGGGTTTTGAGCTCAGAATCGCTACTCCCAAAGGATACGAACCGGATAGCAAAATAGTCGAAGATGCATTTACTTTTGCAAAAAAGAGTGGTGCCGAAATTTTGCTTACAAATGATCCTAAAGAAGCGGTCAGGGATGCTGATGTGGTTACTACAGATGTATGGGCATCTATGGGACAGGAAGATGAGTATGAAAAAAGGTTGAAAGATTTTGCAGGTTTTATGGTGGATTCAACTCTTATGCAGCTTGCAAAAAAAGATGCCATATTTTTACACTGTCTTCCTGCACACAGAGGAGAAGAGGTGAGCGAAGAGGTTCTTGAAGGGCCGCAGAGTGTTGTATTTGAAGAGGCGGAAAACAGACTTCATGCCCAAAAAGGAATCATGGTTTGGCTTGACAGACAAAGAAATAAGAGCATCCAGGAGTGA
- a CDS encoding Rieske 2Fe-2S domain-containing protein, whose product MDRRGFLIKAAASAAAFYIAPSKIAFLYADEGGLYKRYESVKLVDKEGRPVTVDSLKTETAYLFNYPYVSTPSFLIKLSSPCEKEVKLKSADGKEYIWKGGVGENRNIVAFSAICPHQMTYPTREQSFIAYVPSSEKTSAYERGGVIVCSSHMSVFDPSKGAKVLKGEACEPLASIVLEIRDDGSIWAVGVLGPQKFHSFFRAFRPELRKQFGSSVKAKKLVKIYAPVVTLSEYSKDIIKV is encoded by the coding sequence ATGGATAGACGAGGATTCTTGATAAAAGCGGCAGCTTCTGCTGCTGCGTTCTACATCGCTCCTTCAAAAATAGCTTTTTTATACGCAGATGAGGGAGGATTGTACAAAAGATATGAGAGCGTCAAACTTGTTGACAAAGAGGGCAGACCAGTTACAGTTGATTCATTGAAAACGGAAACGGCCTATCTGTTTAATTACCCATATGTTTCAACTCCTTCGTTTTTGATAAAACTCTCCTCTCCCTGTGAAAAAGAGGTCAAACTAAAGAGCGCTGACGGCAAAGAGTATATCTGGAAAGGTGGTGTTGGCGAAAATAGAAATATAGTAGCTTTCAGTGCGATATGTCCTCATCAGATGACCTATCCGACACGTGAGCAGAGTTTTATCGCTTATGTGCCTTCTTCGGAAAAAACATCTGCCTATGAGAGAGGAGGGGTTATAGTATGTTCTTCCCATATGAGCGTTTTCGACCCTTCAAAAGGTGCAAAAGTTTTAAAAGGTGAAGCCTGTGAACCTCTTGCCTCCATAGTGCTAGAGATAAGAGATGACGGTTCTATATGGGCAGTAGGCGTTTTGGGTCCACAGAAATTTCACTCTTTTTTCAGGGCATTCAGACCGGAGTTGAGAAAGCAGTTTGGAAGTAGCGTAAAAGCTAAAAAACTGGTCAAAATTTATGCTCCTGTGGTGACTTTGAGCGAGTATTCAAAAGATATAATAAAGGTATAA
- a CDS encoding thiosulfate oxidation carrier protein SoxY, with product MRRRDFLKVPLVLGFIFTAVPKLWDGLLFAAKKEELELPFEKIYAEITKDKKVVKDAKELFLKIPDEVANGREVPVEIDVDYPADEKKYISKITVLTTKNLSNLVVSANFTPDTGTGYLFTKVKLKESQEIVVLCETNGGRVFEKRKFVKTAIGGCA from the coding sequence ATGAGAAGAAGAGACTTTTTGAAAGTACCGTTGGTTTTGGGTTTTATTTTTACTGCTGTTCCCAAATTATGGGACGGACTGCTTTTTGCTGCAAAAAAAGAAGAGCTTGAGCTTCCTTTCGAAAAAATTTATGCCGAAATTACAAAAGATAAAAAGGTGGTAAAAGATGCAAAAGAACTTTTTTTGAAAATTCCCGATGAGGTTGCAAATGGCAGAGAAGTTCCTGTGGAAATAGATGTTGATTATCCTGCTGATGAAAAAAAATATATTTCAAAAATTACCGTTTTGACGACAAAAAATCTTTCAAATCTTGTAGTTTCAGCTAATTTTACCCCTGATACCGGAACGGGGTATCTTTTTACAAAAGTCAAACTTAAAGAATCACAGGAGATTGTTGTTTTGTGTGAAACAAACGGCGGAAGAGTTTTTGAAAAAAGAAAATTTGTAAAAACAGCTATCGGCGGCTGTGCATAG
- the hemN gene encoding oxygen-independent coproporphyrinogen III oxidase, with protein MIDFEKFSKYSKPGPRYTSYPTAVEFSEKFTYDRYIEKLQSQDESKPLSLYFHLPFCRSACYFCGCNVVYTSKEEKKDRYIDYLTKEMEILSQFIDTKKEVTQLHFGGGTPTFFSDAQLERVIEAIHKMFPNFSNDAEVSCEIDPRFLTKKQMDILKKGGFNRVSFGVQDFEPKVQEAVHRLQSFEETKRAVDIAREAGMKSVNIDLIYGLPYQTFESFKRTLDMTIKLDPDRIAVFNYAHVPWMKKTMRKIDETTLPHPSEKLKILKYTIDFFTSNGYKMIGMDHFAKPDDELFKAIEKGELHRNFQGYTTKGGSHLIGIGLTSIGEGDDYYAQNYKEMNFYEKAIDEGKLPFHRGVELSLDDKIRKAVIMELMSNFKLNIPRIEKEFSIDFKKYFADAIEELQEFVKEGLVYIDDQKIEVSPTGTLLIRNICMPFDAYLKKIPEKKRVFSKTV; from the coding sequence ATGATAGATTTTGAAAAATTCTCAAAATATTCAAAGCCGGGGCCAAGATATACGAGTTATCCCACGGCTGTAGAGTTTAGTGAAAAATTCACATATGACAGATATATAGAAAAACTTCAGAGTCAGGATGAGTCAAAGCCTCTATCGCTCTATTTTCATCTTCCCTTTTGCAGGAGTGCCTGCTATTTTTGCGGTTGCAATGTTGTCTATACTAGCAAAGAGGAGAAAAAAGATAGGTATATTGATTATCTCACAAAAGAGATGGAGATACTTTCACAATTTATAGATACAAAAAAAGAGGTGACACAGCTTCATTTCGGCGGCGGAACGCCTACATTTTTCAGCGATGCCCAGCTTGAGAGAGTGATCGAGGCAATTCATAAGATGTTTCCCAATTTCTCGAATGATGCAGAAGTAAGCTGTGAGATAGATCCTAGATTTTTGACAAAAAAGCAGATGGATATCCTTAAAAAAGGGGGCTTCAACAGGGTCAGTTTCGGTGTTCAGGATTTCGAGCCAAAAGTCCAGGAGGCCGTTCACAGGCTGCAGAGTTTCGAAGAGACAAAAAGGGCGGTGGACATTGCCAGAGAAGCAGGCATGAAAAGCGTAAATATAGACCTGATCTACGGACTTCCATATCAGACGTTCGAAAGCTTCAAAAGAACGCTGGATATGACTATAAAGCTTGATCCGGACAGAATTGCAGTATTTAACTATGCGCACGTGCCGTGGATGAAAAAGACTATGAGAAAGATAGATGAAACTACGCTCCCGCATCCGAGTGAAAAACTTAAAATTCTCAAATATACTATAGATTTTTTTACTTCAAACGGTTACAAAATGATAGGAATGGACCACTTTGCAAAGCCTGATGATGAACTTTTCAAAGCGATAGAAAAGGGAGAGCTACATAGAAACTTCCAGGGGTATACTACAAAAGGAGGTTCTCATCTTATAGGTATAGGGCTTACAAGTATAGGAGAAGGTGACGACTATTATGCCCAGAACTACAAAGAGATGAACTTTTATGAAAAAGCTATTGATGAAGGGAAACTTCCGTTTCACAGAGGCGTTGAACTTAGTCTTGATGACAAAATAAGAAAAGCTGTAATAATGGAGCTTATGAGCAACTTCAAGCTCAATATCCCAAGAATCGAAAAAGAGTTTTCCATAGATTTTAAAAAATATTTTGCAGATGCCATCGAAGAGTTGCAGGAGTTTGTAAAAGAGGGACTAGTATATATAGACGATCAAAAAATAGAAGTCAGTCCTACAGGAACTCTTCTTATCAGAAATATCTGTATGCCGTTTGATGCCTATCTTAAAAAAATTCCCGAGAAAAAACGGGTATTCAGTAAAACTGTTTGA
- a CDS encoding multiheme c-type cytochrome, translated as MRLATVLFFLFVFFLYADVDPRFAVSEKCRTCHEKIVSEWKTSWHSKSHFSKDELYKKTLVYMSKKLHKNVIELEVKCAQCHNPRVGEKKIDVSDMFVTGFGIEAKDIKKSFEQGFVKDGVNCIVCHNIEKIKESQDPAQRGYKAIVWGPSDTMVGPFADARSPYHKTKQGEHFLNPNRLCFVCHYNGRNIYGKIIYSTGMEYEESGSKKKCVDCHMSEKHDGRLTEKKFDGYDINIRKIRSHLFMGARNGDILNNALKVGTEKKEDLIFITLQNLTPHKVPTGFGSREVVLEAVFLLENGLKKSVSEIFGVEYRDKRDRETIPHLAVKIEDDSRLNPYETRKFSLKIPAGSESVKINLYYKLIGEKLAKKLELNEEIFLKRYNIFSAEMKF; from the coding sequence ATGAGACTGGCCACAGTTCTCTTTTTTCTTTTTGTATTTTTTTTATATGCGGATGTTGATCCAAGATTTGCGGTCAGCGAAAAGTGCAGAACCTGTCATGAAAAAATAGTCAGTGAGTGGAAAACCTCCTGGCATTCCAAATCCCATTTCTCGAAAGATGAACTGTATAAAAAAACGCTTGTCTATATGAGTAAAAAACTTCATAAAAATGTAATTGAACTTGAAGTGAAGTGTGCACAGTGTCACAATCCCAGGGTAGGAGAGAAAAAAATCGATGTAAGCGACATGTTTGTTACGGGATTTGGTATAGAGGCAAAAGATATAAAAAAGAGTTTCGAACAGGGTTTTGTCAAAGATGGGGTAAACTGTATAGTATGCCATAACATAGAAAAGATCAAAGAGAGCCAAGACCCTGCTCAAAGAGGATATAAAGCCATAGTCTGGGGACCAAGCGATACCATGGTGGGTCCTTTTGCCGATGCCAGATCTCCCTATCATAAAACAAAACAGGGTGAACATTTCTTAAATCCGAACAGACTCTGTTTTGTATGTCACTATAACGGCAGAAACATTTACGGCAAGATAATATATTCTACCGGTATGGAATATGAAGAGTCAGGTAGTAAAAAGAAATGTGTTGATTGTCATATGAGCGAAAAACATGATGGCAGGCTGACGGAGAAAAAGTTCGATGGATATGATATAAATATAAGGAAAATCAGAAGCCATCTCTTTATGGGGGCCAGAAACGGTGATATTTTGAATAATGCATTAAAAGTAGGCACGGAAAAAAAAGAAGATTTGATTTTTATAACATTGCAAAATCTGACTCCGCATAAAGTACCTACGGGATTTGGATCAAGAGAAGTGGTTCTTGAAGCTGTTTTTTTGCTTGAAAACGGTTTAAAAAAGAGTGTTTCCGAAATCTTTGGAGTTGAATACAGAGATAAAAGAGACAGAGAGACAATTCCTCATCTTGCAGTGAAAATAGAAGACGACAGCAGACTAAATCCTTATGAGACAAGAAAATTTTCTTTAAAGATTCCGGCTGGTTCCGAGAGTGTCAAAATAAATCTTTATTACAAGCTAATCGGAGAAAAACTTGCAAAAAAACTTGAACTTAATGAAGAGATATTTTTAAAAAGATATAATATATTCAGTGCAGAAATGAAGTTTTGA
- a CDS encoding DUF2603 domain-containing protein, translating to MEIKKADNNLAVLRSISELAHELGVEKPENVTVVKINGTDDPNRKTLELLQGRWDDTAPWFVVGEEGKVFVLSSMESFIELLNSIREAKYENFNLKLEKAILENLPVDFNDVWVVAMQEIKKKLAESKDKNLLDIDIKKLIKDIKKNHPNLFLRLKDLGMERPM from the coding sequence GTGGAGATCAAAAAAGCAGACAACAATCTGGCAGTTTTACGAAGTATTAGTGAACTTGCACACGAACTGGGAGTAGAAAAACCAGAAAACGTTACGGTAGTAAAAATAAACGGTACCGATGACCCGAATAGAAAGACTCTAGAGCTTTTACAGGGTAGATGGGATGATACCGCCCCATGGTTCGTAGTAGGAGAAGAGGGAAAAGTTTTCGTACTCTCTTCCATGGAATCTTTTATCGAACTTTTGAATTCAATTAGAGAAGCAAAGTATGAAAATTTCAATCTAAAACTAGAAAAGGCGATTTTGGAAAATCTACCGGTTGATTTCAATGATGTTTGGGTTGTTGCCATGCAAGAAATCAAAAAAAAACTGGCAGAGTCCAAAGACAAGAATCTGCTCGATATAGATATAAAGAAGCTTATAAAAGATATTAAGAAGAATCATCCAAATCTCTTTTTGAGATTGAAAGATTTAGGAATGGAGAGACCAATGTAA
- the soxZ gene encoding thiosulfate oxidation carrier complex protein SoxZ gives MRVRAALKILDKRYKIGDIVKVKAIIIHPMDTGFYKDKYSGKVKPRFYIKKARLFYEEKEVASFDFGVAASENPVVIFPLRVTKKGKLKIVWENNRGESFMKETDIHPL, from the coding sequence ATGAGAGTAAGGGCTGCACTTAAAATATTGGATAAAAGGTATAAAATAGGCGATATCGTAAAAGTAAAAGCTATCATAATTCACCCGATGGACACAGGGTTTTACAAAGACAAATACTCAGGAAAAGTCAAACCGAGATTTTATATAAAAAAAGCTCGGCTTTTTTATGAGGAGAAAGAGGTGGCATCATTTGATTTCGGTGTTGCGGCCAGTGAAAATCCTGTTGTAATATTTCCTTTAAGAGTTACAAAGAAAGGAAAACTTAAAATCGTATGGGAAAACAACAGAGGCGAGAGTTTTATGAAAGAGACAGATATCCATCCTCTGTAG
- a CDS encoding FAD-dependent oxidoreductase, giving the protein MAISRRDIFKLSALAAASAAFASSDDKEDKIPERLKIKKAPLSKPKGPRVVIVGGGWSGLTIAKYLKKQSPKSDVVLIEKRTHFFSCPLSNLWLVDAVNLEFLTHDYLQAARNNSYYYLNATVYDIDRVSKKVFTNEGYVDYDYLVLSPGIDYDYSGWTKGDTELENRLRTEYPAAFIPGSEHMSLKTKLLDFEEGNFVMTVPGGNYRCLPAPYERACMMAHFMKNEGIKGKVILLDENPNFTIKADGFGSAFKELYKDYIEYLPGTKITSIDIDNKRIETELGEEIDFTDASLYPHIRGSKLLEIAGVAKDSLFNRAEADIDPFTYQVKGDPYVFCAGDVRPMGFSKSGNTANSEGRYVAKVIASRIEGKDVKWQSPMTVCYSAITVDPIRAISVNAGYTYDKKKKTFSFHNASTMERWNTKDGLQAGKRMFEWAKGMYRDMFL; this is encoded by the coding sequence ATGGCTATTTCAAGAAGAGATATTTTTAAATTATCTGCATTAGCAGCAGCATCTGCGGCTTTTGCATCTTCGGATGATAAAGAGGATAAAATCCCGGAAAGATTAAAGATAAAGAAAGCTCCTCTCTCAAAACCAAAAGGTCCGAGAGTAGTTATAGTAGGAGGTGGCTGGTCGGGACTTACTATCGCAAAATATCTTAAAAAACAGAGTCCTAAGAGTGATGTGGTTCTCATAGAAAAAAGAACTCATTTCTTCTCATGTCCCTTAAGTAACCTTTGGCTTGTTGATGCGGTAAATCTGGAGTTTTTAACACATGATTATCTTCAGGCGGCAAGGAACAACTCATATTACTATCTAAATGCGACTGTATATGATATTGACAGGGTTTCCAAAAAAGTTTTTACAAATGAAGGGTATGTTGACTATGACTATCTTGTTCTATCACCCGGTATAGATTACGACTACAGCGGATGGACGAAAGGAGATACAGAGCTTGAAAACAGACTCAGAACGGAGTATCCTGCCGCTTTTATACCGGGAAGCGAGCATATGAGTCTTAAAACCAAACTTTTGGATTTTGAAGAGGGAAATTTTGTTATGACAGTTCCCGGCGGAAACTACAGATGTCTTCCTGCTCCATATGAAAGAGCTTGTATGATGGCCCATTTCATGAAAAATGAAGGCATAAAAGGTAAAGTGATTTTACTTGATGAAAATCCGAATTTCACGATAAAAGCAGATGGTTTCGGTTCCGCTTTTAAAGAGCTTTACAAAGATTATATAGAGTATCTTCCCGGAACCAAAATAACCTCTATAGATATAGATAACAAAAGAATAGAAACCGAGCTTGGCGAGGAGATTGATTTTACAGATGCATCTTTATATCCTCATATCAGGGGATCAAAACTTCTTGAAATTGCAGGCGTGGCAAAAGACAGTCTCTTTAACAGGGCGGAAGCCGATATCGATCCATTCACCTATCAGGTAAAAGGAGATCCGTATGTATTCTGTGCCGGCGATGTAAGGCCGATGGGATTTAGCAAAAGCGGAAATACGGCAAATTCGGAAGGTAGATACGTTGCGAAGGTCATTGCATCCAGAATTGAGGGAAAAGATGTAAAATGGCAGTCACCTATGACAGTATGCTACTCTGCAATAACTGTTGACCCTATCAGAGCGATTTCAGTAAATGCTGGATATACATACGATAAAAAGAAAAAAACTTTCTCTTTCCATAACGCTTCTACTATGGAAAGATGGAATACTAAAGATGGCCTGCAGGCAGGAAAGAGAATGTTTGAATGGGCCAAAGGTATGTACAGAGATATGTTTTTGTAA
- the hemB gene encoding porphobilinogen synthase: MYFKRFRRLRINPALRKLVEETKLDMNDFIYPLFVRSGNGIKKEIESMPGVFQLSIDEVLKECEELKALGINSIILFGIPDVKDSIGSDALCEHGIIAKAIRAVKEEHPDMCVVTDLCFCEYTDHGHCGILDPKSQTVDNDATLEILGEQAVIHAKAGADMIAPSGMMDGMITAIREALDSNGFINIPIMSYSTKFASSYYGPFRDVAESAPSFGDRRSYQMNPANSREALLESLEDEREGADILMVKPALAYLDIVKTIKENTLLPLAVYNVSGEYSMLKMAAKAGVIDYDKVMMETMISFKRAGADIIISYHAKEVAKILSEG, from the coding sequence ATGTATTTTAAGAGATTTAGAAGACTCAGAATTAATCCTGCTTTAAGAAAACTTGTAGAAGAGACAAAGCTTGATATGAATGATTTCATATATCCTCTTTTTGTAAGAAGCGGGAACGGAATAAAAAAAGAGATAGAATCTATGCCGGGAGTTTTTCAGCTGAGTATCGACGAAGTTTTAAAAGAGTGCGAAGAGCTTAAAGCTCTTGGAATAAACTCAATAATACTTTTCGGTATTCCCGATGTAAAAGATAGTATAGGCAGCGATGCTCTTTGTGAACACGGCATTATCGCCAAAGCTATAAGAGCTGTAAAAGAGGAGCATCCCGATATGTGTGTAGTGACGGATCTCTGTTTCTGTGAATATACAGATCATGGACATTGCGGTATACTCGATCCGAAAAGTCAGACTGTGGATAATGATGCTACTCTGGAGATCCTTGGCGAACAGGCGGTTATACACGCCAAAGCCGGTGCGGATATGATAGCGCCCAGTGGTATGATGGACGGAATGATAACAGCTATCAGGGAAGCGTTAGATAGTAACGGATTTATCAATATTCCTATTATGAGTTATTCGACCAAATTTGCAAGCAGTTATTACGGTCCATTCAGGGACGTTGCAGAGTCTGCTCCCAGCTTCGGTGACAGAAGAAGTTATCAGATGAACCCTGCAAACTCAAGAGAAGCTCTGCTGGAGAGCCTAGAAGATGAAAGAGAAGGCGCAGATATCCTTATGGTCAAACCGGCTCTTGCGTATCTGGATATTGTAAAGACGATAAAAGAGAATACCCTTCTTCCACTTGCCGTATATAATGTGAGCGGCGAATACTCAATGCTTAAAATGGCTGCAAAAGCAGGTGTTATCGATTATGACAAAGTTATGATGGAGACAATGATCAGTTTCAAAAGAGCTGGAGCCGATATTATCATCAGCTATCACGCAAAAGAGGTTGCCAAGATTTTGTCAGAAGGATAG